A DNA window from Mycosarcoma maydis chromosome 12, whole genome shotgun sequence contains the following coding sequences:
- a CDS encoding MAPKK kinase, translating into MGTGVMAAHFAAPSSNAGSPRSRPTTPLSAGLTPSGPTYDDLGRWDDADVASWLNAARLGHYASIFAEHDIRGSVILDVDQAALKEMGITMVKDRVRISAAIKLLNKRCADSAVARRPSVVSISPLLPLASHPLYAHEGEIEYLQHDHTADPSADGSGSNFGLNSMGMRRGQMRPPPLTLKQSTSRGMPGYASPAGSINQSQGFGLSAARGLTPGAARGSVWNTASSSSATSKPGTPDGALHRKVNSIGGVAAPLAVGASSSLSSSRHPYGHAVHSNRPSTATGASGYSTVPASQSLRSNHTSSSPTATSFGSNINAASARPSTATGAQSYTTNVPGTSSARDGYSPLTPISESNSLGNTPTTPSGIQQQQQSAGYAVGRGPFASSQRYAASSVPSQQQPSSGHTLRHVDSGEGYNLAGYQNPNPPTLEDLKRRTIKFISEEDNTTRIVNVSDCRDAYDVMARVLKKFGKPPSGNSYTPTADQGPTGDELGATETWGIFATSADGQNTKALSDNELLAICHAPQPHDPLRERGLTLRRIPNHLPGEDARKVPVRSGRNKLEAFFGERMPVAQMQPAGPGSGVNADEEDAGSVTISGKKMKRASTVSIMSGLGDGPFSSSSHNTGAGHTHGSTRAEGKLLSKKESKHMSPPPVTSKPSKIRNFFGQRPPSELINTNLADFFPSTDSKALQRTARRSIYGRASASTRSKRNSTWSFVADPDAPPLPNKGSMDGHPTPLERSSISIRERGTTPVIQIGYDSRSEDDHQSNARRTSSGTHSHLHPSLTGPPTLPPVVSRDSLDEWSRDLKAVGSPVTEENAMFQSSRHGHASGSQQHHAAMKHYPSHASGYADRPSISRRASGESARSRRSLASQVRHGLSAARERNADTASLLTVDEITQEVENRRESISLAGAGGGWVVDEDGVPIPIPGSSSPFSSSAAASTRPSSGISSSYVHNGHLEHDDSEGHSDEEANQSSDLEEATRTRKARGVPSKAASIRTVASKRASSVLQAPGDESDRHLGDPMAVARSTTSRASSVSELRRSVHDHGDPSDGESGSDFTDSDLDSDGSETDEDEQANDVYLPSAKPAPIKWHKGALIGAGSFGNVFLGMNAKTGLLMAVKQVELPSGDSHLDQRKKGMLEALEREIKLLKSLEHENIVQYLDSFADDSHLNIFLEYVPGGSIVALLRNYGAFEEPLVRNFVRQILNGLSFLHNRGIMHRDIKGANILVDNKGGIKISDFGISKKVESDLVLATNKSGAGGGGAGGAAHRPSLQGSVFWMAPEVVKQTSYTIKADIWSLGCLVVEMISGTHPWAELNQMQALFQIGMGRKPSLPDEISNECRDFLEKTFELDYNNRPSADELLNHAFMGTEMTFPPSSGADGSGGGDDDAGGSGDAGDGDASTMGMTNDAETGTTRETRETKDGKRPTRSKSTRRLEREKRHKEAAAAAAAATALDTGTPNTPTSHTAAAAAAAAAAAASASASASASPAVASTSPAPGDAETGSPTNGKSAVPPAGSTGGTPESILTVSIATARGNSTSTALSAADAAFSEEADS; encoded by the coding sequence ATGGGCACAGGCGTCATGGCCGCTCACTTTGCAGCCCCATCTTCCAATGCTGGCAGTCCTCGCTCACGCCCCACCACACCTCTTTCAGCTGGCCTCACCCCGTCTGGTCCTACTTACGACGACCTCGGTAGATGGGACGACGCCGATGTCGCTTCTTGGCTCAATGCAGCGCGTCTCGGCCACTATGCttccatctttgccgaACACGACATTCGCGGCTCGgtcatcctcgacgtcgaccagGCTGCGCTCAAGGAGATGGGGATCACCATGGTCAAGGATCGCGTTCGCATCTCGGCCGccatcaagctgctcaacaagcgaTGCGCTGATTCCGCCGTTGCTCGAAGACCCAGCGTCGTCTCCATCTCACCTCTCTTGCCCTTAGCATCGCATCCGCTCTATGCCCACGaaggcgagatcgagtaTCTCCAACACGATCACACCGCCGATCCTTCCGCTGATGGCTCTGGCTCCAACTTTGGACTCAACTCGATGGGTATGCGAAGAGGCCAGATGCGACCACCTCCGCTCACCTTGAAGCAGTCCACCTCTCGAGGCATGCCAGGATACGCCTCGCCAGCTGGCTCCATCAATCAAAGCCAAGGGTTCGGGTTGAGTGCTGCTCGTGGTCTCACTCCCGGCGCAGCTCGTGGCAGCGTGTGGAACacggcttcttcttcatctgCTACCTCAAAACCGGGCACTCCTGATGGCGCCCTCCATCGCAAGGTCAACTCAATCGGAGGCGTCGCTGCTCCTCTCGCCGTAGGCGCATCCTCGTCCCTCTCGTCCTCTCGCCATCCGTACGGTCACGCCGTTCACAGCAATCGACCAAGCACAGCTACAGGCGCAAGTGGCTATTCCACCGTGCCTGCATCCCAATCATTACGCTCAAACCACACATCTAGCAGCCCGACTGCCACTTCGTTCGGCAGCAACATCAACGCCGCTTCAGCTCGTCCTTCTACCGCTACCGGTGCGCAATCATATACCACCAACGTTCCAGGTACATCCTCAGCCAGGGACGGCTACTCGCCTCTCACGCCCATCTCGGAATCCAACTCGCTCGGCAACACCCCCACAACTCCGTCGGgcatccagcagcagcagcagtcggCCGGCTACGCCGTCGGACGCGGTCCCTTTGCCTCTTCGCAGCGCTATGCCGCCTCTTCCGTAccgtcgcagcagcagccttcTTCCGGTCACACACTCAGGCACGTCGACAGTGGCGAGGGCTACAACCTCGCTGGCTACCAGAACCCCAATCCACCCACCCTCGAGGACCTCAAACGCCGCACCATCAAGTTCATCAGCGAAGAGGACAACACGACGCGCATCGTAAACGTCAGCGACTGTCGCGATGCGTACGACGTCATGGCGCGCGTGCTCAAAAAGTTTGGCAAGCCGCCTAGCGGCAACAGCTATACCCCCACCGCTGATCAGGGCCCAACTGGCGACGAACTTGGTGCGACAGAGACATGGGGCATTTTTGCCACCAGCGCCGACGGCCAGAACACCAAAGCTCTCTCCGAcaacgagctgcttgccatcTGCCACGCACCCCAGCCCCACGATCCTCTTCGAGAGCGCGGTCTCACGCTTCGCCGCATTCCCAACCACCTTCCTGGTGAGGATGCACGCAAGGTTCCCGTGCGATCCGGCAggaacaagctcgaagcctTCTTTGGTGAGCGCATGCCTGTGGCACAGATGCAGCCCGCCGGCCCCGGTTCGGGTGTCAACGCAGATGAAGAAGATGCAGGTAGTGTCACAATTAGCGGTAAGAAGATGAAGCGTGCTTCCACCGTCAGCATCATGTCGGGTCTCGGCGACGGCCccttcagcagcagcagtcacaaCACTGGCGCGGGCCACACGCATGGCAGCACTAGGGCCGAAGGCAAACTTCTGTCCAAGAAGGAATCCAAGCACATGTCGCCGCCGCCCGTCACCAGTaagccgagcaagatcCGCAACTTCTTCGGCCAGCGGCCTCCCTCAGAACTCATCAACACCAACTTGGCCGACTTCTTCCCGTCCACCGATTCCAAGGCGCTCCAACGTACCGCCAGGCGTTCCATCTACGGTCGCGCTTCCGCCAGCACACGCTCCAAGCGCAACAGCACGTGGAGCTTCGTTGCTGACCCGGATGCGCCGCCACTGCCCAACAAAGGTTCCATGGATGGTCACCCTACGCCGCTCGAGCGGTCCTCGATTTCGATCAGAGAACGTGGCACAACCCCGGTCATTCAGATTGGATACGACTCGCGCTCAGAGGATGACCACCAGAGCAACGCGCGCCGCACGTCGTCCGGCACTCAttcgcatctgcatccatCACTCACCGGTCCGCCGACACTGCCGCCCGTTGTCAGCCGAgactcgctcgacgaaTGGTCGCGCGATCTCAAGGCGGTCGGCTCGCCCGTTACCGAGGAGAACGCCATGTTCCAGTCCAGCAGACACGGCCATGCAAGTGGatcacagcagcatcatGCCGCGATGAAGCATTACCCTTCGCACGCCAGCGGATACGCCGACCGACCCTCCATTTCGCGTCGCGCTTCTGGCGAGAGCGCAAGGAGTCGACGCAGTCTCGCTTCTCAGGTCCGCCACGGCCTCAGCGCAGCTCGCGAGCGCAACGCTGACACCGCAAGCTTGCTCACCGTCGATGAGATTACGCAGGAGGTTGAGAACCGGAGGGagagcatctcgctcgctggcGCTGGAGGAGGCTGGgttgtcgacgaggacggcGTGCCCATTCCCATACCTGGCTCTTCGTCTCCCTTCTCAtcgtcagctgctgcctcgacaCGGCCCTCCAGCGgcatctcttcgtcgtACGTCCACAACGGCCATCTTGAACACGACGACAGCGAGGGACACAGTGACGAGGAGGCTAATCAGTCCTCTGACCTTGAAGAAGCCACACGTACCAGAAAGGCGCGCGGCGTTCCCTCGAAAGCCGCATCCATCCGCACagtggcgagcaagcgcgcATCGTCCGTTTTGCAAGCTCCAGGCGACGAGTCCGACCGTCATCTGGGTGATCCCATGGCAGTTGCGCGTAGCACCACGTCGCGTGCTAGTTCGGTCTCGGAGCTGCGTCGATCGGTCCATGACCATGGAGATCCTAGCGATGGCGAGTCGGGCTCCGACTTTACCGACTCAGACTTGGACTCGGATGGCTCCGAGAccgacgaagacgagcaggcCAACGATGTCTATCTGCCATCGGCCAAGCCGGCGCCCATCAAATGGCACAAGGGTGCGCTCATCGGCGCGGGCTCGTTTGGTAacgtcttcctcggcaTGAACGCCAAGACAGGCCTGCTGATGGCGGTCAAGCAGGTCGAACTGCCTTCGGGCGATTCGCACCTCGACCAACGCAAAAAGGGCATGCTGGAAGCACTCGAACGCGAGATCAAGttgctcaagtcgctcgagcacgaaAACATTGTACAGTACCTCGACTCGTTTGCCGATGACTCTCACCTCAACATTTTCCTCGAGTACGTTCCTGGTGGGTCGATTGTTGCGCTGCTCCGCAATTACGGTGCGTTTGAAGAGCCGCTTGTTCGCAACTTTGTTCGTCAGATCTTGAACGGTCTCTCGTTTCTCCACAATCGAGGCATCATGCACCGCGACATCAAAGGTGCCAACATTTTGGTCGACAACAAGGGAGGTATCAAGATCTCGGATTTCGGAATCAGCAAAAAGGTCGAATCGGATCTGGTGCTTGCTACCAACAAGAgcggtgctggtggaggCGGGGCGGGAGGAGCTGCGCATCGGCCGAGCTTGCAGGGCAGTGTATTCTGGATGGCGCCCGAGGTAGTCAAGCAGACGAGCTATACGATCAAAGCCGACATCTGGTCGTTGGGCTGCTTGGTCGTCGAGATGATCTCGGGCACGCATCCGTGGGCCGAGCTGAATCAAATGCAGGCGCTTTTCCAGATCGGTATGGGCCGTaagccgagcttgccggACGAGATCAGTAATGAGTGCCGCGACTTTTTGGAGAAGACGTTCGAGTTAGACTACAACAATCGTCCGAGTGCGGATGAATTGCTCAACCATGCATTTATGGGGACCGAAATGACGTTCCCGCCGAGCAGTGGAGCGGACGGAAGCGGTGGaggtgatgacgatgctggAGGCAGTGGAGACGCAGGAGACGGAGATGCGTCGACGATGGGCATGAccaacgatgccgagaccgGCACAACGAGGGAGACCAGAGAGACAAAGGATGGCAAGCGGCCGACGCGTTCAAAATCCACGAGAAGATTGGAGCGAGAGAAGAGGCACAAAGAGGCCGCTGCcgcggcggcggctgcaACAGCACTCGATACTGGCACACCCAACACGCCTACAAGTCATacggctgcggctgcggctgcggctgcggctgcggctgcctctgcctctgcctctgcctcggcGTCGCCAGCTGTCGCTTCCACTTCGCCCGCTCCCGGTGATGCGGAAACGGGCTCGCCCACAAATGGCAAGTCTGCCGTACCTCCCGCTGGTAGTACTGGAGGAACGCCGGAAAGCATCTTGACGGTGTCCATCGCCACGGCTCGTGGTAATTCAACTTCCACTGCGCTATCGGCTGCCGACGCAGCGTTCAGCGAAGAGGCGGATTCTTAG
- a CDS encoding snoRNA-binding rRNA-processing protein UTP15 (related to UTP15 - nucleolar protein, component of the small subunit processome), giving the protein MEYSSVRAVAEQSARPSSSRSPESNYWRKFRTPVFVKELAPITSIHFVPPVSVYSTTALDEDVSSTGAASTIGSTSTQPTSVSARQKFAVTTGARVQIYSMRNSRVSKTISRFKDVARSASFRSDGRLMVAGDDSGLIQVFDTTSRAILRTMRGHSGPVHVTRFSPNGIEIMSAADDRTVRLWDVPEQKAVHVFEGHNDYVRSAVFSPDNPALMLSGSYDSTVKLWDSRMAEQGGCAMTMNHGASVEDVLVYPTGGGGVALSAGGAVMKVWDLMMGGRCMASISNHQKTITSLALSVNSGAEFSVDNSESIGGMRILTAGLDHLVKVYDPAQDFKVTHTMRYASPILSMAVSPDESHIAVGMADGTLCVRKRDLKASELERREAERAAMNAGAYEFFMQGKAAASNQPGKINTRRATDDIRVDSVRKRKLQDYDRFLKAFRYSDALDAALRKGVAPSVTFGLILELIHRSPRGSLDGLRRAISNRDDVTLEPVLRFLLRHAANPSYVDLVCDTLNVIVDTYASVIGQSPLIDDLFGRIWAKVSDELRLQRDLMQVRGSLEMILAATALGAASAVA; this is encoded by the coding sequence ATGGAGTACTCGTCGGTTCGAGCAGTGGCAGAGCAATCCGCTCGCCCATCCTCCTCTCGCTCACCCGAGTCAAACTACTGGCGCAAGTTCCGCACCCCCGTCTTTGTCAAGGAACTGGCACCTATCACTTCGATTCACTTTGTACCACCGGTCTCTGTCTACTCGACCACCGCGCTCGATGAGGATGTTTCCTCCACTGGCGCTGCCTCTACCATTGGCTCGACTTCCACTCAACCCACTTCGGTCTCTGCACGTCAAAAGTTTGCCGTCACAACAGGAGCACGTGTGCAGATCTACTCGATGCGCAACAGCCGAGTATCCAAGACCATTTCTCGGTTCAAGGATGTGGCACGATCGGCCAGTTTCAGGTCGGACGGTAGATTGATGGTGGCAGGAGACGACAGTGGCCTGATCCAGGTATTCGACACAACATCAAGAGCGATTCTGAGGACGATGAGGGGCCACAGTGGCCCAGTTCATGTCACGAGATTCTCGCCAAACGGAATCGAGATCATGTCCGCTGCCGATGACAGGACGGTTCGGTTGTGGGATGTCCCAGAGCAGAAGGCAGTTCATGTGTTTGAGGGACACAACGACTATGTCCGTTCGGCTGTTTTCAGTCCGGATAATCCGGCACTGATGCTCTCGGGCAGTTATGACAGTACAGTCAAATTGTGGGACTCGAGAATGGCAGAGCAGGGTGGATGTGCCATGACGATGAACCACGGTGCCTCGGTGGAGGATGTGTTGGTGTATCCAAcaggaggtggtggtgtaGCGCTCTCGGCAGGTGGGGCGGTGATGAAGGTATGGGATCTCATGATGGGTGGCAGGTGCATGGcgagcatctcgaaccATCAAAAGACAATCACctcgcttgcgctttcgGTCAACTCTGGTGCTGAGTTTTCCGTCGACAACTCGGAGTCGATCGGTGGCATGCGTATCTTGACGGCTGGTCTCGATCACTTGGTCAAGGTGTACGACCCAGCACAAGACTTTAAAGTGACGCACACGATGCGTTACGCTTCGCCGATCTTGTCAATGGCTGTTTCGCCGGATGAATCACACATTGCGGTCGGTATGGCGGATGGCACGCTCTGCGTTCGCAAACGAGATCTCAAAGCCAGCGAGCTGGAACGACGTGAAGCGGAACGAGCAGCCATGAATGCCGGAGCGTATGAGTTCTTCATGCAAGGTAAAGCGGCTGCCTCGAATCAACCAGGTAAAATCAATACACGACGAGCGACAGACGACATCCGCGTAGACAGCGTGCGCAAACGCAAGTTGCAAGACTACGATCGATTCCTCAAAGCGTTCCGCTATagcgatgcgctcgatgcggCGCTGCGCAAAGGTGTCGCCCCCAGCGTGACGTTTGGTCTGATCCTTGAGCTCATTCACCGAAGTCCGCGTGGAAGCTTGGATGGCCTGCGAAGGGCTATTTCGAATCGAGACGACGTCACCCTCGAACCTGTCCTCCGTTTCCTGCTTCGGCATGCGGCGAACCCGAGTTACGTCGATCTGGTCTGCGACACGCTCAACGTGATCGTCGACACGTACGCCAGCGTCATCGGCCAAAGTCCGTTGATCGATGATCTCTTCGGTAGGATCTGGGCCAAGGTCAGCGACGAATTGAGGCTGCAGCGAGATCTCATGCAGGTCAGGGGAAGCTTGGAGATGATTCTGGCAGCTACCGCGCTAGGTGCAGCTTCGGCGGTTGCGTAA
- a CDS encoding chitinase gives MFGRLKHRMSRARLDDDGKKSSSSASSLPPSPTKAATASAAGSVPQTPTATAPEASTPSSSTQPESPVASAPSSTSPPSTTPTTPASNTTPASEIQNNIDSQGHDFTTNGAVVPRVNLAYFTNWGIYGRKYSPLDVPYCNLTHVLYAFADVNPDTGECFLTDLWADEQIHYTGDSWNDTGNNLYGNFKQFLLLKKKNRALKLMLSVGGWTFGPHFAPMAADAKKRAKFVSTAITILENDGLDGIDIDWEYPSDSTQAANFVLLLKELRAGLTAHQAKKNETNPYLLSIAAPCGPDHYKVLQVAKMDQYLDFWNLMAYDFAGSWSALTGHQANLWNIKGAPPSADDSINYYIGQGVVSHKLVLGIPLYGRGFENTDGPQQPYRGTGQGTWEAGNWDYKFLPVKGAKEMINTKIAASWSYDSAKREFISYDTPQNVLLKCQYIRNKRLRGAMFWELSGDATKSQGGAERSLIALTAKNMGTLDATLNHISYPFSKWDNVKNGLK, from the exons ATGTTTGGAC GTCTTAAGCACAGGATGTCTCGCGCTCGACTagacgacgacggcaaaaagtcatcgtcatccgcTTCATCGTTGCCACCTTCTCCAACCAAGGCAGCAAcagcctctgctgctggttcGGTCCCTCAGACTCCGACTGCTACGGCACCCGAAGCTTCCACGccctcatcctcgacccaACCTGAGTCTCCCGTCGCTTCGGCCCCCAGCAGCACTTCTCCTCCGAGTACGACACCTACCACACCAGCTTCCAACACAACCCCTGCAAGCGAGATCCAAAACAACATCGACTCGCAAGGTCACGATTTCACCACCAATGGTGCGGTCGTCCCTCGTGTCAACCTCGCCTACTTTACAAACTGGGGTATCTACGGTCGCAAGTACTCTCCTCTGGACGTTCCTTACTGCAACCTGACGCACGTTCTCTACGCTTTCGCCGACGTCAACCCCGACACCGGCGAGTGCTTCCTCACCGATCTCTGGGCCGACGAGCAAATTCACTACACTGGCGACTCCTGGAACGATACGGGTAACAACCTCTACGGCAACTTTAAGCAATTCCTTTtgctcaagaagaagaaccgtgcgctcaagctcatGCTGTCCGTTGGTGGATGGACATTTGGTCCGCACTTTGCACCTATGGCAGCCgacgccaagaagcgagcCAAGTTTGTCTCGACTGCCATCACGATTTTGGAGAACGACGGGTTGGATGGAATCGACATCGACTGGGAGTATCCCTCGGACAGCACGCAAGCTGCCAACTTTGTTCTGCTGCTCAAAGAGCTTCGTGCCGGCTTGACTGCACACcaggccaagaagaacgaGACCAACCCGTACCTACTGTCCATCGCTGCGCCCTGTGGACCTGACCATTACAAGGTGCTCCAAGTAGCCAAGATGGACCAGTACCTGGATTTCTGGAACCTCATGGCGTACGATTTCGCCGGTTCGTGGTCCGCACTCACCGGCCACCAAGCCAACCTGTGGAACATCAAGGGTGCACCGCCTTCGGCCGACGATTCGATCAACTACTATATTGGCCAGGGCGTCGTTTCGCACAAGCTCGTTCTCGGAATCCCGCTCTACGGCCGTGGCTTCGAAAACACGGACGGTCCACAACAGCCGTACAGGGGTACAGGGCAGGGCACGTGGGAAGCCGGCAACTGGGACTACAAGTTTTTGCCTGTCAAAGGTGCAAAGGAGATGATCAACACCAAGATCGCTGCTAGTTGGAGTTACGACTCAGCCAAGCGCGAGTTCATTAGTTACGACACACCTCAGAACGTCTTGTTGAAGTGTCAGTACATCAGGAACAAGAGGTTGAGGGGTGCCATGTTCTGGGAGCTGAGTGGTGACGCAACCAAGAGCCAGGGTGGTGCTGAAAGGAGTCTCATCGCCCTCACTGCCAAGAACATGGGCACACTCGATGCCACTTTGAACCACATCAGTTACCCTTTCAGCAAGTGGGACAATGTCAAGAACGGCCTCAAGTAA
- a CDS encoding putative nicotinate-nucleotide diphosphorylase (carboxylating), whose product MSTSIPVYANLLPPSWKVKVSEWLAEDCPSFDWGGFVVGEDKKRATLFCKSEGILAGVPFFDEVFKQLDCRVSWNFREGEWLKAATAGAKVKIAVATVEGPSRKILLGERVALNTLARCSGIATASGLFLKKARDAGYNGIVAGTRKTTPGFRDVEKYGMLVGGVDMHRYDLSSMVMLKDNHIWSTGSVTNAVHSARSVCGFSLRIDVEVQSYQEAVQAIEAGADVIMLDNMEGETLISNAKRLKHEWSGKHKFLLESSGGIDIDNVQQGGHVDNSIDIISTSSIHQSTKHVDFSLKIDPSS is encoded by the coding sequence ATGTCGACCTCGATCCCAGTATACGCCAACCTTCTACCTCCGTCTTGGAAGGTCAAAGTGTCGGAATGGCTTGCCGAAGACTGCCCCTCGTTCGACTGGGGTGGCTTCGTTGTAGGCGAGGACAAGAAACGCGCTACGCTCTTCTGCAAGAGCGAAGGCATTCTCGCCGGTGTTCCCTTCTTTGACGAGGTGTTCAAGCAACTCGATTGTCGCGTCAGCTGGAACTTCCGCGAAGGCGAATGGCTCAAAGCCGCCACCGCGGGCGCCAAGGTTAAGATCGCCGTGGCAACAGTCGAGGGACCATCACGCAAGATTCTGCTCGGCGAACGGGTGGCGCTCAACACTCTGGCTCGATGTTCCGGTATCGCCACGGCATCCGGATTGTTCTTGAAAAAGGCGAGAGATGCAGGGTATAACGGTATCGTAGCTGGAACCCGAAAAACCACGCCTGGGTTCAGAGATGTGGAAAAGTACGGAAtgctcgtcggcggcgTCGACATGCACAGATACGACCTGAGCAGTATGGTGATGCTCAAGGACAATCACATCTGGTCCACTGGCTCCGTCACAAATGCCGTGCACTCGGCGAGGTCTGTCTGTGGATTTTCGCtgcgcatcgacgtcgaggtACAGAGCTACCAAGAAGCGGTTCaggcgatcgaggcggGGGCAGATGTGATCATGCTCGACAACATGGAAGGCGAAACGCTCATCAGCAACGCCAAAAGATTGAAGCATGAATGGAGTGGTAAGCACAAGTTCTTATTGGAGAGTAGTGGCGGGATCGATATCGACAATGTTCAGCAGGGTGGACATGTGGACAACTCGATCGATATCATTTCGACTAGTAGTATTCATCAGTCGACCAAGCACGTTGATTTCTCCTTGAAGATCGATCCTTCGTCGTAA